The Streptomyces sp. DH-12 genome has a window encoding:
- a CDS encoding CpaF family protein yields MSLRARINSPEERTGRGEDGHLVASYRAKLLEEIDLAEMSALSPAERRARLERVLGHIISREGPVLSTVERSQLIRRVVDEALGLGILEPLLEDPSVTEIMVNGPDAIFVERGGRVEQLPLRFASNDQLMQTIERIVSTVNRRVDESTPMVDARLPSGERVNVIIPPLSLTGAVLTIRRFPRSFTLQELIGLGSLDEPMLYLLAGLVQARFNIIVSGATGTGKTTLLNALSGLIPEGERIITIEDSAELQLQQPHVIRLESRPPNVEGKGRVTIRDLVRNSLRMRPDRIVVGEVRGGESLDMLQAMSTGHDGSLATVHANSAEDALTRLQTLASMSDVEIPFVALHDQINSAVDVIVQLTRFADGARRITEIALLESHGGEPYRLATAARFDALPMTPDGRVHGSYVHHPLPRRTADRLYMAGQPVPQAFGIAHHADQLATREAR; encoded by the coding sequence ATGAGCCTGCGGGCACGCATCAACTCCCCCGAGGAGAGGACCGGGCGGGGCGAGGACGGCCACCTCGTCGCGTCCTACCGCGCCAAGCTCCTGGAGGAGATCGACCTCGCGGAGATGAGCGCGCTGTCCCCGGCCGAGCGCCGGGCCCGGCTGGAACGCGTCCTCGGCCACATCATCAGCCGCGAGGGCCCCGTCCTGTCGACGGTCGAACGCTCCCAGCTGATCCGCCGGGTCGTCGACGAGGCCCTCGGCCTCGGCATCCTGGAACCGCTGCTGGAGGACCCGTCCGTCACCGAGATCATGGTGAACGGCCCGGACGCCATCTTCGTCGAGCGCGGCGGCCGGGTGGAGCAGCTGCCGCTGCGGTTCGCCTCCAACGACCAGCTCATGCAGACGATCGAACGCATCGTGTCCACCGTGAACCGCCGCGTCGACGAGTCCACCCCCATGGTCGACGCCCGGCTGCCGTCCGGCGAGCGCGTCAACGTGATCATCCCGCCGCTGTCCCTGACCGGCGCGGTCCTCACCATCCGCCGCTTCCCGCGCTCCTTCACCCTCCAGGAGCTGATCGGCCTCGGCTCGCTCGACGAACCCATGCTGTACCTGCTGGCCGGACTGGTGCAGGCCCGTTTCAACATCATCGTGTCCGGCGCCACCGGCACCGGAAAGACGACCCTGCTCAACGCCCTGTCCGGGCTGATCCCCGAGGGCGAACGCATCATCACCATCGAGGACTCCGCCGAACTCCAGCTCCAGCAGCCGCACGTCATCCGCCTGGAGTCCCGCCCGCCCAACGTCGAGGGCAAGGGCCGCGTCACCATCCGCGACCTGGTGCGCAACTCCCTGCGCATGCGGCCCGACCGCATCGTCGTCGGCGAGGTCCGCGGCGGCGAGTCCCTGGACATGCTCCAGGCCATGTCCACCGGCCACGACGGCTCCCTCGCCACCGTCCACGCCAACAGCGCCGAGGACGCCCTCACCCGGCTGCAGACCCTCGCCTCCATGTCCGACGTGGAGATCCCCTTCGTCGCCCTGCACGACCAGATCAACAGCGCCGTCGACGTGATCGTCCAGCTCACCCGGTTCGCCGACGGCGCCCGCCGCATCACCGAGATCGCCCTGCTGGAGAGCCACGGCGGGGAACCGTACCGGCTGGCCACGGCCGCCCGCTTCGACGCGCTCCCGATGACCCCCGACGGCCGCGTCCACGGCTCCTACGTCCACCATCCCCTGCCCCGGCGGACCGCCGACCGCCTCTACATGGCGGGCCAGCCCGTCCCGCAGGCGTTCGGCATCGCCCACCACGCC
- a CDS encoding pilus assembly protein, translated as MTPTILVTLVVLWQLVLVGYTFTLAGNAADEAARAGTAASPGARQGACQEAGLDKLSGAWGSGATVTCATGGGMVTADVKLTVPILFPGTLSFPFDVTGHAGAVEEETD; from the coding sequence ATGACCCCGACGATCCTCGTCACGCTGGTCGTGCTGTGGCAGCTCGTGCTGGTCGGCTACACCTTCACGCTCGCCGGGAACGCCGCCGACGAGGCGGCGCGGGCCGGGACCGCCGCGTCCCCCGGCGCACGTCAGGGCGCCTGCCAGGAGGCCGGCCTGGACAAGCTGTCCGGGGCCTGGGGGAGCGGCGCGACGGTGACCTGCGCGACGGGCGGCGGCATGGTCACCGCCGACGTGAAGCTCACCGTGCCGATCCTCTTCCCCGGCACCCTGTCGTTCCCGTTCGACGTGACCGGTCACGCGGGCGCGGTCGAGGAGGAGACGGACTGA
- a CDS encoding TadE/TadG family type IV pilus assembly protein, translated as MAYRHTDGRRRDHGQVAIEYLGFLPILLLVAMAGVQLGLIAYTAQQAGTAARAGARSASLDQGAQTACAAAVSSWLADGTSCGTAGGGDEVTVTARIDIPSIVPGWDFGSAGRSATMPVDH; from the coding sequence ATGGCGTACCGGCACACTGACGGCCGCCGCCGCGATCACGGGCAGGTGGCGATCGAGTACCTGGGGTTCCTGCCGATCCTGCTGCTCGTGGCGATGGCCGGGGTGCAGCTCGGCCTGATCGCCTACACCGCCCAGCAGGCGGGCACCGCCGCCCGCGCGGGCGCCCGCAGCGCCTCCCTGGACCAGGGCGCCCAGACCGCCTGCGCGGCAGCCGTCAGCTCCTGGCTGGCCGACGGCACCTCCTGCGGCACGGCGGGGGGCGGCGACGAGGTCACCGTCACCGCCCGGATCGACATCCCGTCGATCGTGCCCGGCTGGGACTTCGGGTCGGCGGGGAGGAGCGCCACGATGCCCGTGGACCACTGA